A DNA window from Choristoneura fumiferana chromosome 2, NRCan_CFum_1, whole genome shotgun sequence contains the following coding sequences:
- the LOC141445343 gene encoding uncharacterized protein — protein sequence MMRSENHHLLDDKMDEAVTHYITHQPGESVHVDANSLALNIHEDEGGRVVTVMNSQGFTQQMCRQITVGEQVEGGPWGEEILDPESRLAAIVAHLTQNSRNPHQPPQHKITSVRGDVESSVMLDGQMRLFNAQTLDQQAEPIVVQLPPLPPLPPLQEMKRCPDADWFNSKAKSTLKSDSPLLDSDGQVLELAGASPGQSRQPSRKSLPHKKRISRKLKRNPGNSTPQQDIVVISCNEEVPQEEILPDNFVTQVTHQTHLAQDTHHAITHEVRPVLLCSLCGEYYGEEQLKFYQHLKQHYEPHATIIIENPVSDLGIDKMTNTCIEDNVATLPDSIVELSLENTVPKTMYQTIDKHILYTSSEKTLHYSSNKLQYSMASMDKDVVTNEVEKDLYNSLDKLEIYNCMKCSKSFRKQKQCEAHIKEVHGKLEDMGEFSEPEDLMEGIHVSVEGAEGAEGGDAGGQYSPALLPHLTVDNGTVHQDHVRHWYMRGNQALNCGTDPYCPVCPAPSPAPAPAQRSPRAAHAHHTHGAPTHDAHETHEPQETHHLKEEVFQRIFDVEVPTTESSTFTENIIPDSEIPEPVREPEDEKTDKGKKPGKQFGCPQCGRVFQHRNSLLYHLLSHNGKQHVCRECNKGFYTAGALKIHKRVHNGDRPYKCEECEREFRQWSDLKYHKVSLHSNQKHFKCEFCGKEFARKYSLSVHRRIHTGERNYKCEYCNKSFRASSYRLSHMRTHTGDKPFKCTQCGKCFRVAGDLRRHALTHDKVRTRFEKQVKIKEEQDDKKSPKQKPDKKEQKNKKVATASTTKLPILKSILDRKLTKIKKDVIKKIGAPNVTVNCNKEEGQFKINNEFTNNVEVFDTRNYKFKEVYVSKEEQERQYELEERLPDERNFAVLKPMFRSNDAVETEKAYTNRTENTDGKMAVFTHVEKCKDYGVSIVSNSQVSLTDIRHLERDVRDVRSDNLNGEVIENGFLERLAALYNISAV from the exons ATGATGAGAAGTGAGAACCATCATCTCTTGGATGATAAAATGGATGAAGCAGTGACGCACTACATAACTCATCAGCCGGGCGAG TCTGTACATGTGGATGCAAATTCATTGGCTTTGAACATTCACGAAGATGAAGGAGGCAGAGTGGTGACGGTGATGAATTCCCAGGGCTTCACTCAGCAAATGTGCAG ACAAATAACAGTAGGAGAGCAAGTGGAGGGTGGGCCATGGGGAGAGGAGATCCTGGATCCGGAGAGCCGGCTGGCAGCCATTGTGGCCCATTTAACCCAGAACTCCAGGAATCCGCATCAACCACCACAGCATAAG ATCACATCTGTGAGGGGTGACGTAGAGTCATCAGTTATGCTTGATGGTCAGATGAGGCTATTCAATGCACAGACCCTG GATCAACAGGCTGAGCCGATAGTGGTGCAGCTGCCTCCGCTGCCGCCGCTGCCTCCTCTCCAGGAGATGAAGCGATGTCCGGACGCTGATTGGTTCAACAGTAAAGCTAAAAGCACTCTCAAG AGTGATAGCCCGCTATTGGACTCGGACGGGCAAGTCCTGGAGCTGGCGGGCGCGTCCCCCGGCCAGTCCCGCCAGCCCAGCAGGAAGAGCTTGCCGCACAAGAAGAGGATATCACGGAAGCTGAAGAGGAACCCAGGGAACAGCACGCCGCAGCAG GATATAGTGGTGATCAGTTGCAACGAGGAAGTGCCCCAAGAAGAAATATTGCCGGATAACTTCGTTACTCAAGTCACTCACCAGACTCACCTGGCTCAGGACACTCACCATGCCATCACTCATGAG gtCCGACCGGTGCTTCTATGTTCGCTGTGCGGGGAATACTACGGCGAGGAGCAGCTCAAGTTCTACCAGCATCTGAAACAGCACTACGAACCGCACGCCACCATCATCATCGAGAACCCTGTCTCCGACCTTGGCATAGATAAG atgacTAACACATGTATAGAAGACAACGTAGCAACTCTCCCAGACTCAATAGTAGAACTATCATTAGAGAACACAGTACCTAAAACTATGTACCAAACCATCGATAAACACATATTGTACACGTCAAGCGAAAAAACCCTTCACTACTCTAGCAATAAGCTGCAATATTCAATGGCCAGTATGGATAAGGACGTGGTCACGAACGAAGTGGAAAAAGATTTGTATAATAGTTTGGATAAACTGGAGATTTATAATTGTATGAAGTGCAGTAAGTCGTTTAGGAAGCAGAAGCAATGTGAGGCGCATATCAAAGAAGTCCATGGCAAG CTTGAAGACATGGGAGAGTTCAGCGAGCCGGAAGACCTGATGGAAGGCATCCACGTGTCGGTGGAGGGCGCGGAGGGCGCGGAGGGGGGCGACGCGGGGGGGCAGTACTCCCCCGCGCTGCTGCCGCATCTCACAGTCGACAACGGGACCGTGCACCAGGACCACGTGCGACACTG GTACATGCGCGGCAACCAAGCCCTCAACTGCGGCACGGACCCATACTGCCCGGTGTGTCCCGCGCcctcgcccgcgcccgcgcccgcgcagcgctcgccgcgcgccgcgcacgCGCACCACACGCACGGCGCGCCAACGCACGACGCGCACGAAACGCATGAGCCGCAAGAAACGCACCATCTCAAAG AAGAAGTATTCCAAAGAATATTCGACGTAGAAGTACCGACGACGGAAAGTTCAACGTTCACCGAGAACATCATACCCGACAGCGAAATACCCGAGCCGGTCAGAGAACCCGAGGACGAGAAAACTGATAAGGGCAAGAAACCCGGCAAACAGTTCGGGTGCCCCCAGTGCGGTCGGGTGTTCCAGCATCGGAACAGTTTGCTGTACCATCTGTTGTCGCATAATGGGAAGCAGCATGTGTGCAGGGAGTGCAATAAAGGGTTCTATACGGCTGGTGCTTTGAAG ATTCACAAACGCGTGCACAACGGCGACCGCCCATATAAGTGCGAGGAGTGCGAGCGAGAGTTCCGACAGTGGAGCGATCTCAAGTACCACAAAGTTTCGCTGCATTCTAATCAG AAACACTTCAAATGCGAGTTCTGCGGCAAAGAGTTCGCGCGCAAATACTCTCTGAGCGTCCACCGTCGCATCCACACCGGCGAGCGCAACTACAAGTGCGAATACTGCAACAAGAGCTTCCGCGCCTCCTCCTACCGCCTCTCACACATGCGGACGCACACAG gcGACAAGCCCTTTAAATGTACACAATGCGGCAAGTGTTTCCGTGTGGCCGGGGACCTGCGGCGCCACGCGCTCACTCACGACAAAGTACGCACTCGCTTCGAAAAACAAGTCAAGATCAAAGAGGAACAGGACGACAAGAAATCACCAAAACAAAAACCGGACAAAAAGgaacagaaaaacaaaaaagttgccACCGCTTCCACCACCAAACTACCAATCCTAAAGTCCATCCTAGATAGGAAACTAACTAAAATCAAAAAGGATGTCATCAAAAAAATCGGAGCGCCCAACGTTACAGTCAATTGTAATAAAGAAGAAGGACAGTTTAAGATCAATAATGAATTCACGAATAACGTAGAAGTGTTTGATACTAGGAACTATAAATTCAAAGAAGTGTACGTAAGTAAGGAAGAACAAGAAAGGCAGTATGAACTAGAAGAAAGGCTACCGGATGAAAGAAACTTTGCTGTCCTCAAACCTATGTTCAGGAGCAATGACGCGGTTGAGACTGAGAAGGCTTATACAAATAGGACTGAGAACACAGACGGCAAAATGGCGGTGTTCACTCATGTAGAAAAGTGTAAAGACTATGGTGTTTCGATAGTGTCGAACTCACAGGTGTCCCTTACTGACATCAGACATTTAGAAAGAGACGTTAGGGATGTGAGAAGTGATAATTTGAATGGGGAAGTGATCGAAAACGGCTTCTTGGAAAGGTTAGCAGCTCTGTACAACATATCGGCTGTATGA